A DNA window from uncultured Methanoregula sp. contains the following coding sequences:
- a CDS encoding DUF99 family protein, whose product MHIPKKGLRALGIAESYTGRTRSNLAGIVMRKDLRIDGFSFGQATVGGMDGTDVVLQMVRDLDRSDLNIILLSGCAIAWFNILDPARILEMTGIPVICVTYEESAGLLDDIRYHFPGDEQRIAAYLRLGERNPVELTCGNVCFIRSWGIDNDDAARLCRDFTLEGKIPEPLRVARLCARHLPS is encoded by the coding sequence ATGCATATTCCCAAGAAAGGGCTGCGGGCATTGGGCATTGCAGAAAGCTATACCGGCCGTACCCGCTCGAATCTTGCAGGAATAGTAATGCGAAAGGATCTCAGAATCGACGGTTTTTCGTTCGGACAGGCAACCGTTGGGGGTATGGATGGAACGGATGTTGTTCTTCAGATGGTTCGGGACCTTGACCGGTCCGATCTCAATATTATCCTTCTTTCCGGCTGTGCTATCGCATGGTTCAATATTCTCGATCCGGCTCGTATTCTGGAAATGACCGGGATACCGGTTATCTGTGTTACCTATGAGGAGTCAGCAGGTCTCCTTGATGACATACGATATCATTTTCCCGGTGATGAGCAACGGATAGCTGCATACCTGCGGTTGGGGGAACGGAATCCGGTTGAACTGACGTGCGGAAATGTATGTTTTATCCGATCATGGGGGATCGATAACGATGATGCGGCCCGGTTATGCAGAGATTTTACTCTGGAGGGAAAAATACCAGAACCCCTTCGTGTCGCGCGTCTTTGTGCCCGTCATCTGCCCTCCTGA
- a CDS encoding aldolase — MYSAEFERIGKRLFAEHLVGGNFGNISVRADDGFLIKRTGAYLDVAGEPVFVPFVGEAPREASSEYRVHREVYKKTSYHAIVHAHPPTAIAASLMLDRIVPEDSEGQMLCPVIPVVTGAPGSQEIADNVAAALIHSRLVMVRGHGSFTAGKTLDEAYLYTSLVEHSCRVIAQKKGFS, encoded by the coding sequence ATGTATTCAGCAGAATTTGAGCGGATTGGAAAGCGGCTTTTTGCCGAACACCTTGTCGGGGGGAATTTCGGAAATATCAGTGTCCGGGCCGATGACGGATTCCTGATCAAGCGGACCGGCGCATATCTCGACGTTGCCGGAGAACCGGTTTTTGTTCCTTTTGTCGGCGAAGCTCCCCGGGAAGCTTCCAGCGAATACAGGGTTCACCGCGAGGTATATAAAAAAACGTCTTATCATGCAATCGTCCACGCTCACCCCCCGACGGCGATTGCAGCTTCGCTCATGCTTGACCGGATAGTTCCTGAAGACAGTGAAGGCCAGATGCTCTGTCCTGTCATTCCTGTTGTAACCGGTGCTCCCGGCTCGCAGGAGATTGCGGATAATGTGGCCGCGGCTCTTATCCATTCCAGACTGGTCATGGTACGCGGGCATGGGAGTTTTACAGCAGGCAAAACCCTGGATGAAGCCTATCTCTATACTTCCTTGGTCGAACACTCGTGCAGGGTAATTGCGCAAAAAAAAGGCTTCAGTTGA
- a CDS encoding DUF2551 domain-containing protein, producing the protein MRSPSEIKRIIEGRLRSYLSKDKTGIRREVLRLFLRSKSITIAELVTALQKQFSVTFHAIASMVGIIASRIGILRAIRNEDGQNSYELKEKYCDIVIRIVGA; encoded by the coding sequence ATGAGATCTCCATCAGAGATCAAGCGGATAATTGAGGGCCGGCTCCGGTCATACCTGTCCAAGGACAAGACCGGCATACGACGCGAGGTGCTCAGGCTCTTTCTCCGATCCAAATCAATCACTATTGCCGAACTCGTAACCGCACTCCAGAAACAGTTCTCCGTTACATTCCATGCAATTGCGTCGATGGTTGGAATAATTGCTTCCCGTATCGGTATACTTAGGGCGATACGGAATGAGGATGGGCAAAATTCCTACGAACTCAAAGAGAAATATTGTGATATTGTCATACGGATCGTTGGTGCATAA
- a CDS encoding biotin--[acetyl-CoA-carboxylase] ligase, whose amino-acid sequence MADSAFKVLEILERNNGPISGETISNELGITRSAVWKQINELRIMGYDISSSQKAGYMLTRSSHNLLPYEIHKKLKTQVIGKKIRYLDSTPSTIAIGKQLCSEGNVEKIHGTVIIAEEQTGGVGRMGRAWVSPRGGIWITIILKPHIPLDHIFMITMAGSIAVARAIRKEFDLGALIKWPNDIFIGNKKVAGLLLELDAEADTVHYCLLSLGVDVNVPVSNFSQVTKNDITSIQAELGHDVDRAPFLARILKEFESRLFLIESGEYNTIIQEWKSMSCTLENQVQIRTLRNTFEGEAVDIDEYGALIIKKPNGKLERVIAGDCYHQ is encoded by the coding sequence TTGGCAGATTCTGCTTTCAAGGTCCTTGAAATTCTCGAGCGCAACAACGGGCCGATTTCCGGAGAGACGATCAGTAACGAACTGGGTATAACGAGGTCCGCAGTCTGGAAACAGATCAACGAACTTCGGATAATGGGATATGACATCTCATCATCCCAGAAAGCAGGATACATGCTGACCCGCTCCAGTCATAATCTGTTGCCGTATGAGATTCATAAAAAACTGAAAACACAGGTTATCGGGAAAAAGATACGATATCTCGATAGCACACCTTCGACAATCGCCATTGGAAAACAACTCTGTTCTGAAGGAAATGTCGAGAAGATCCATGGAACCGTGATAATTGCTGAAGAACAGACAGGTGGAGTAGGCCGCATGGGCAGGGCCTGGGTCTCACCCAGGGGAGGGATCTGGATTACAATAATTCTCAAGCCCCATATCCCTCTGGATCACATTTTCATGATCACCATGGCAGGATCCATTGCCGTTGCCCGTGCAATTCGTAAAGAGTTTGATCTGGGCGCATTGATAAAGTGGCCGAATGATATTTTTATCGGGAACAAGAAAGTTGCAGGTCTCCTGCTGGAACTGGATGCTGAAGCAGATACCGTCCACTACTGCCTCCTCAGTCTTGGCGTGGATGTCAATGTGCCAGTCAGCAACTTTTCCCAGGTAACCAAGAATGATATCACATCAATACAGGCAGAATTAGGCCATGATGTTGACAGAGCACCGTTCCTGGCTCGGATCCTCAAGGAATTCGAAAGCCGGCTCTTCCTGATTGAAAGCGGGGAATACAACACAATAATCCAGGAGTGGAAAAGTATGTCATGCACGCTTGAAAACCAGGTGCAGATTCGGACGCTCCGCAATACATTTGAGGGAGAAGCCGTGGATATTGATGAATACGGTGCTCTGATAATTAAAAAACCGAATGGCAAACTCGAACGTGTTATTGCCGGCGACTGTTATCACCAGTAG
- a CDS encoding preprotein translocase subunit SecD gives MNAKEIKKIVSDWRVAALLILVVLSVIAIYPHFDDKGNFTTNLQYGLDLQNGAWLQMEFQAEVVGFTTTEPINDFTANLSKKLDTEVLLVETTDPTHLEIRKYYSRAQLETIFESEGGKLTSYQQGVSKNTGELVKKILENKLNSLGTKDTKINILSGMGNVAQYVRVEMAGVDMNQAKDLVGKQGKFEIRIQTVGNQSEHVLYGDAISSVGNPEKDLQRSGVWGVPFTLNEAGATALQQAAIKYGLTKNPEDHYLLMILDNKTVFNAPMVADAAAKLQTTPNRQWSATTGAGAAGETAAQTLDIHLRAGALPVETKIVGSGSVPAEQGAKNMTVAIIAGILALITVGFVIYYRYREPSIVLPMVLINASEVLILLGFISAIKFQIDLPTLAGLIAVVGTGIDQMVVITDEILHEGRVPSPTLYLKRLGRALMIIIIAAATVIIAMVPLMLMPLTTLQGFALITILGVLVGVIVTRPAYGKIIMEILSK, from the coding sequence ATGAACGCAAAGGAAATCAAAAAGATTGTTTCGGACTGGAGAGTTGCAGCTCTCCTGATCCTTGTTGTACTATCGGTCATTGCTATCTACCCGCATTTCGATGATAAGGGAAATTTTACAACAAACCTCCAGTACGGCCTTGACCTCCAGAATGGTGCCTGGCTCCAGATGGAATTTCAGGCAGAGGTAGTCGGGTTTACTACTACTGAACCTATCAATGATTTCACGGCCAACCTTTCCAAGAAACTGGACACTGAAGTGCTCCTGGTAGAAACCACCGATCCGACCCATCTTGAGATACGGAAATATTATTCACGCGCTCAACTGGAGACGATCTTTGAAAGCGAAGGTGGAAAACTCACATCCTATCAGCAGGGTGTTTCAAAAAATACCGGTGAACTCGTAAAGAAGATCCTTGAAAACAAACTCAATTCCCTTGGTACAAAGGATACAAAGATCAATATCCTCAGTGGCATGGGCAATGTTGCACAGTACGTCCGGGTTGAAATGGCCGGCGTGGACATGAACCAGGCAAAGGATCTCGTCGGGAAGCAGGGCAAATTTGAAATCCGGATCCAGACCGTTGGAAACCAGAGTGAACATGTCCTGTATGGTGATGCGATTTCCAGTGTCGGCAATCCTGAAAAAGATCTCCAGAGAAGTGGTGTATGGGGTGTTCCATTCACACTCAATGAAGCGGGTGCAACTGCACTCCAGCAGGCTGCAATCAAGTACGGTCTCACGAAAAATCCCGAGGATCACTACCTCCTGATGATTCTTGATAACAAAACGGTCTTTAACGCCCCGATGGTTGCGGATGCTGCAGCGAAACTTCAGACCACTCCCAACCGACAGTGGTCTGCTACTACCGGAGCCGGAGCCGCGGGCGAGACCGCTGCACAGACGCTCGATATCCACCTTCGTGCCGGTGCACTACCGGTAGAAACGAAGATTGTCGGAAGTGGCTCTGTTCCGGCTGAACAGGGCGCAAAGAACATGACGGTTGCGATCATTGCCGGGATTCTTGCCCTCATAACAGTTGGCTTTGTTATTTATTACCGGTATCGTGAACCAAGTATTGTTCTCCCGATGGTACTGATCAATGCCTCAGAGGTTCTCATCCTCCTCGGGTTCATCAGTGCGATCAAATTCCAGATCGATCTGCCGACACTCGCCGGCCTGATAGCCGTGGTGGGTACCGGTATCGATCAGATGGTCGTTATTACCGATGAGATCCTGCACGAAGGCCGAGTTCCCTCCCCCACGCTGTATCTCAAGAGGCTTGGTCGTGCCCTGATGATCATCATCATCGCAGCGGCAACGGTAATCATTGCCATGGTGCCCCTGATGCTGATGCCCCTTACCACACTCCAGGGATTTGCCCTGATCACCATCCTTGGTGTTCTGGTGGGTGTGATTGTCACCCGGCCCGCATATGGTAAGATCATCATGGAGATTCTCTCCAAGTAG
- a CDS encoding protein translocase subunit SecF yields the protein MGLINYNIEKYSPKQLVILPFVLLVISLVIIGFNVATTGMPVTPGMEFAGGYSYSVTTTQTDDQIHAVFSDYPLVSIKDGINGKLLQFGPMDQAKLDSLQGVVEKNYPVHEAMASIDPTFGKSNQSMAVIALIISFIGMSIVVFVSFRTFIPSCAVVLSAFADMAMTAAAMSLLGLTLTLGTTAALLMLIGYSVDSDILLTTRVLKRQGKLNEKLSGAFHTGIIMTSTTFAAATAMFIVSWLGGVEIMWEISAVLLIGLAADILNTWLTNAGILKWYVQKAGGK from the coding sequence ATGGGATTGATCAATTACAATATCGAGAAATATTCACCAAAACAGCTGGTGATACTTCCCTTCGTACTTTTGGTAATCTCTCTTGTAATAATCGGTTTTAATGTGGCGACCACGGGCATGCCCGTAACCCCCGGCATGGAGTTTGCCGGAGGGTATTCCTATTCGGTTACAACCACCCAGACAGATGACCAGATCCATGCTGTCTTTTCCGATTATCCGCTGGTGAGTATCAAGGATGGTATAAATGGAAAACTGCTGCAGTTTGGCCCGATGGATCAGGCAAAGCTCGACAGCCTTCAGGGCGTAGTGGAAAAGAATTATCCTGTACATGAAGCCATGGCATCGATAGATCCGACATTTGGGAAGAGCAACCAGTCGATGGCAGTCATAGCACTGATCATCTCATTTATTGGCATGTCGATTGTTGTTTTCGTCTCGTTCAGGACTTTCATTCCTTCCTGCGCTGTAGTCCTGTCGGCATTTGCCGATATGGCCATGACTGCAGCGGCAATGAGTCTCCTTGGCCTGACTCTCACTCTGGGTACGACTGCAGCACTTCTGATGCTCATCGGTTATTCTGTCGACAGCGATATCCTGCTGACAACAAGGGTACTGAAACGACAGGGCAAACTGAATGAGAAACTGAGCGGGGCATTCCACACCGGTATCATTATGACCTCCACAACGTTTGCAGCGGCTACCGCCATGTTTATTGTATCGTGGCTTGGTGGTGTCGAGATAATGTGGGAGATCTCCGCAGTCCTTCTCATCGGCCTTGCGGCCGATATCCTGAATACCTGGCTCACCAATGCCGGCATTCTCAAATGGTACGTCCAGAAGGCAGGTGGCAAATGA
- a CDS encoding biotin transporter BioY, producing the protein MFGDLQRSRIIAYSAVFLGLITLGGWISIPCFPVPFTLQTLFILLSGAVMRRYAVIPVCIYISMGILGFPVFHNGMAGLGILLGPTGGYIVGFLFAATIAGLAYERHSRLVRFGGLAAATAIIYICGIAWLMYSLGLSFILAFTTGVLPFVIGDAIKASAAYLIAERFS; encoded by the coding sequence ATGTTTGGCGACTTGCAGAGATCCCGGATCATTGCATATTCCGCGGTTTTTCTCGGGCTGATTACGCTCGGCGGCTGGATATCGATCCCGTGTTTTCCGGTTCCTTTCACCCTCCAGACACTGTTCATCCTCCTCTCCGGGGCAGTGATGCGGCGGTATGCAGTAATACCGGTTTGTATTTACATCAGCATGGGCATTTTGGGATTTCCGGTATTCCATAACGGCATGGCAGGTCTCGGTATCCTGCTGGGTCCGACCGGCGGGTACATTGTCGGGTTCCTGTTCGCGGCCACAATCGCGGGACTGGCATATGAACGTCATTCCCGATTGGTCCGATTCGGGGGGCTTGCGGCAGCAACAGCCATAATCTACATCTGCGGGATCGCGTGGCTGATGTATTCACTCGGGCTCAGCTTCATTTTGGCATTCACTACGGGTGTCCTGCCATTCGTCATCGGAGATGCCATCAAGGCATCGGCAGCATACCTGATTGCAGAACGGTTCTCATGA
- a CDS encoding archease translates to MSYEEIPHTADVKIRARAETPELLFSEAFNALMQVVFGKNRSGEQKRVVEIHSTDRESLLADFLSEVLFISEVEGMVFCRADITILGTDLTAILYGEPFDAARHLEGTEVKGISYSGLSIWQDEKGYILDILFDV, encoded by the coding sequence ATGAGCTACGAAGAGATTCCGCATACGGCCGATGTGAAAATCCGCGCACGTGCAGAAACCCCCGAATTACTTTTTTCTGAAGCATTTAATGCCCTTATGCAAGTAGTCTTCGGAAAGAACCGTTCCGGCGAACAGAAGCGGGTTGTAGAGATTCATTCAACGGACCGTGAATCGCTCCTCGCAGATTTTCTTTCGGAAGTCCTTTTCATATCAGAAGTGGAGGGCATGGTGTTTTGTCGTGCGGATATCACTATCCTCGGCACAGATCTCACTGCGATCCTTTACGGGGAGCCATTTGATGCTGCACGCCATTTGGAAGGAACCGAAGTAAAAGGGATTTCTTACTCGGGGCTTTCGATCTGGCAAGACGAGAAGGGTTATATCCTGGACATCCTATTTGATGTATAA
- a CDS encoding RtcB family protein produces the protein MIEGVRQNGPLEWEVPIGFIPGMRVPGKFFLSESLGKILEEGAIHQIANVATMPGIVKNSLAMPDIHWGYGFPIGGVAAFSLNEGVISPGGVGFDINCGVRLLTTPLAFKDVTGRRDLINELYRAVPTGVGAKSSLKISAQSLDGMMNKGARWAVEAGYGTKRDLVRCEEQGCMKEADTGAVSEKAKQRGVPQGGTLGSGNHFLEIQVVSEIYNPEVAKAFGISTGQVCCMIHCGSRGLGHQTCTDHLKTLEAATKRYQIALPDRQLACAPLASPEGKAYFGAMAAAANYAWANRQIITYTTRQILAKMFSIDYEEMELVYDVAHNVAKIEDHVVDGKRMTVCVHRKGATRAFGPGTEDLPADLSSIGQPVIIPGSMGTSSFVLCGTDTAMERTFGSTCHGAGRVMSRTQAKKRMSGKEVTDLLLKKGIIVRAPNENAIADEAPDVYKPSEEVVRVVHDLGISRLVARLTPIGVIKG, from the coding sequence ATGATTGAAGGAGTCAGACAAAACGGACCTCTGGAATGGGAAGTCCCCATTGGATTTATCCCCGGTATGCGAGTTCCCGGGAAATTTTTCCTCTCAGAATCCTTGGGAAAAATTCTCGAGGAGGGCGCGATCCACCAGATTGCAAATGTTGCAACAATGCCGGGAATAGTTAAAAATTCCCTGGCAATGCCCGATATTCACTGGGGGTACGGGTTCCCGATTGGCGGAGTTGCTGCATTCTCGCTCAACGAAGGGGTAATCTCACCGGGGGGCGTAGGGTTTGATATAAACTGTGGGGTCCGTTTGCTGACAACCCCCCTGGCCTTCAAGGACGTGACAGGACGTCGTGACCTGATTAATGAACTATACCGGGCAGTCCCTACCGGAGTCGGGGCAAAAAGTTCCCTGAAAATATCCGCACAATCCCTGGATGGAATGATGAACAAGGGCGCACGGTGGGCTGTCGAGGCAGGATACGGTACTAAGCGAGATCTGGTCCGGTGCGAGGAACAGGGTTGCATGAAGGAGGCAGATACCGGAGCAGTATCTGAAAAAGCAAAGCAGCGCGGAGTTCCCCAGGGTGGTACTCTTGGCTCGGGCAACCATTTTCTGGAAATTCAGGTCGTTTCTGAGATTTACAATCCCGAAGTGGCAAAAGCATTCGGCATCAGCACCGGCCAGGTCTGCTGTATGATCCATTGTGGCTCGAGGGGTCTTGGTCACCAGACCTGCACCGATCACCTGAAAACACTCGAGGCTGCAACGAAAAGGTACCAGATCGCCCTTCCCGACCGGCAACTGGCCTGTGCCCCGCTAGCATCCCCGGAAGGGAAAGCTTACTTCGGAGCTATGGCGGCCGCAGCAAATTACGCCTGGGCAAACCGCCAGATAATAACCTATACAACCCGGCAGATTCTTGCAAAAATGTTCAGCATTGATTATGAGGAGATGGAACTCGTATACGATGTAGCACATAATGTTGCAAAGATCGAAGACCATGTTGTCGATGGGAAACGGATGACCGTATGCGTCCACCGCAAAGGAGCTACCCGGGCATTCGGCCCCGGCACCGAAGATCTTCCGGCAGATCTCTCCAGTATCGGGCAGCCTGTGATCATTCCGGGGAGCATGGGAACTTCATCCTTTGTCTTGTGCGGTACGGATACTGCTATGGAACGGACATTTGGCAGCACATGTCACGGTGCCGGAAGGGTAATGAGCCGGACCCAGGCGAAAAAGAGGATGAGCGGGAAGGAAGTGACGGATCTCCTGCTCAAAAAAGGAATTATCGTCAGAGCCCCAAACGAGAACGCGATCGCTGACGAGGCCCCGGATGTCTACAAACCAAGTGAAGAAGTTGTCAGGGTGGTCCACGATCTGGGCATATCCCGCCTTGTTGCCCGTCTTACCCCCATCGGTGTGATAAAAGGATGA
- the npdG gene encoding NADPH-dependent F420 reductase, with translation MKIGIVGGTGDIGEGIAMRLSPVFDVVVGSREKEKAEATCTLGKDTLKKRGLDCSLTGVSNQEAIDAAEVIILAIPFKHLVGTLETLHGFENKIVISPVNPMEKHDFFTCVPPQEGSAALLIKKMISPEAKICTAFNAIAANRWKALDEELTYSVPVCGDDAGAKHTVMDIVNQISHLTAFDAGPLAASGMVESLTPLLLNIARYNKIRDVGIQFR, from the coding sequence ATGAAGATTGGTATTGTCGGGGGTACGGGAGATATCGGCGAAGGGATCGCAATGCGCCTCTCACCGGTATTTGACGTTGTTGTGGGGTCACGGGAGAAAGAGAAGGCTGAAGCGACCTGCACTCTTGGCAAAGATACCCTCAAAAAACGGGGATTGGACTGTTCATTGACCGGTGTCTCCAACCAGGAGGCGATCGATGCGGCGGAAGTAATAATTCTGGCCATCCCCTTCAAACACCTCGTGGGTACTCTTGAGACCCTGCACGGGTTTGAAAATAAGATTGTGATCAGTCCTGTAAACCCCATGGAAAAACATGACTTCTTCACCTGCGTCCCTCCACAGGAAGGCTCCGCTGCCCTTCTCATCAAGAAAATGATCTCTCCTGAAGCAAAGATCTGTACCGCTTTCAATGCCATCGCCGCCAACCGGTGGAAAGCGCTCGATGAGGAACTCACCTATTCGGTCCCGGTCTGTGGTGACGATGCCGGGGCAAAACACACGGTAATGGATATTGTTAACCAGATCTCTCATCTGACCGCCTTCGATGCAGGTCCTCTGGCTGCATCGGGGATGGTCGAGTCACTGACCCCGCTCCTTCTCAACATCGCACGGTACAATAAAATCCGGGATGTCGGGATCCAGTTCCGTTGA
- the aglJ gene encoding S-layer glycoprotein N-glycosyltransferase AglJ — protein MKFNKDEVCILIPTLNEGPTIGGVVREFKSLGYNHILVIDGKSTDNTVKNAREAGANVRTQSGKGKGNAIIEAFEVIEEQYILMLDGDGTYSAKDAEKMLTPLFLGFDQVIGDRLINAEEGSFSRLNLFGNHMLNLLFKVAHSRDLHDILSGYRAFTKLAIHQMHLTEKGFEIETEISVESVRNGQRVMVVPIRYLRRPGTATKLSPFHDGIKIVSTIYRLARVNNPMFYFGMMGLFTTLLGMLVGVYVLLEWLNHVEHIPLTILTVLLIVVGIEIFMFGMISDMLLVFHREIIREIQLQQPPKPPK, from the coding sequence ATGAAATTCAACAAAGACGAGGTATGTATTTTAATTCCCACCCTGAACGAGGGACCGACAATTGGGGGCGTTGTCCGGGAGTTCAAAAGTCTGGGATATAATCATATCCTTGTTATTGACGGGAAAAGCACGGATAACACGGTAAAAAACGCCCGGGAGGCCGGGGCAAATGTCCGAACCCAGTCCGGAAAAGGTAAAGGAAATGCGATAATTGAAGCATTTGAAGTAATCGAGGAGCAGTACATCCTGATGCTTGACGGGGATGGAACCTATTCTGCCAAAGATGCCGAGAAGATGCTCACCCCGTTATTTTTGGGATTTGATCAGGTAATTGGCGACCGCCTCATCAATGCCGAAGAGGGATCGTTCTCCCGGTTAAATCTCTTCGGGAATCACATGCTGAACCTGCTTTTCAAGGTGGCACACAGCAGGGATCTGCATGACATTCTCTCGGGATACAGAGCCTTCACGAAACTCGCCATCCACCAGATGCATCTCACGGAAAAAGGATTCGAGATCGAGACTGAGATCTCCGTCGAGTCGGTCCGGAATGGCCAACGGGTCATGGTTGTACCGATCCGGTATCTTCGACGCCCGGGTACTGCAACAAAACTCTCCCCGTTCCATGACGGCATTAAGATCGTAAGCACGATCTACCGGCTTGCCAGGGTAAACAATCCCATGTTCTATTTTGGCATGATGGGGTTGTTTACAACACTTCTGGGAATGCTGGTAGGTGTGTACGTCCTGCTCGAATGGCTCAATCATGTTGAGCACATACCTCTGACAATTCTTACGGTTCTCCTCATTGTTGTGGGTATTGAGATTTTCATGTTCGGCATGATCAGCGACATGCTGCTGGTCTTCCACCGCGAGATCATACGGGAGATTCAGTTACAACAGCCGCCAAAACCACCCAAGTAA
- a CDS encoding DUF2111 domain-containing protein, with the protein MHRYTMSCSAEAGDLEPIVLAVHDLIHHLPVTAKSREHAGIRVEDGRVIDRQYNGPVLLEAIEKNQLIQTTPSSGPYKGVPVTVTPFRDCDGNAIGAIGIVDITGIFDLATLMEHQTAILKQVCGKDPCPLPSEKIDSKR; encoded by the coding sequence ATGCACCGTTACACCATGTCCTGCAGTGCAGAGGCAGGCGATCTTGAGCCGATCGTCCTTGCAGTCCATGACCTGATCCATCATCTCCCCGTCACGGCCAAATCCCGCGAGCATGCCGGAATAAGGGTCGAGGACGGAAGAGTGATAGATCGCCAGTATAACGGCCCGGTGCTCCTTGAAGCAATTGAGAAGAACCAGTTGATCCAGACAACTCCCTCAAGCGGGCCGTACAAAGGTGTCCCGGTAACGGTGACTCCGTTCAGGGATTGTGATGGGAATGCGATAGGGGCTATCGGGATCGTTGACATAACGGGGATTTTTGACCTTGCCACACTTATGGAGCACCAGACCGCTATCCTCAAGCAGGTTTGCGGGAAGGATCCCTGCCCGCTTCCTTCAGAAAAAATTGATTCCAAACGGTGA
- a CDS encoding rubredoxin, which translates to MSRWVCLECHYIYDPVKGDPKNGIPAGTPWEDVPDTWRCPECKILKVKKGVFKRLDD; encoded by the coding sequence ATGTCCCGTTGGGTCTGTCTCGAATGTCATTACATCTATGATCCGGTAAAAGGCGATCCCAAAAATGGAATTCCGGCCGGGACCCCCTGGGAAGACGTCCCGGATACCTGGCGCTGCCCTGAGTGCAAAATCCTTAAAGTGAAAAAGGGTGTTTTCAAGCGCCTTGATGATTAA
- the trxA gene encoding thioredoxin encodes MSKPVLLDFFATWCGPCRLQTPILEELEKKMGDSIEIRKVDVDQHMDLAEKYGIRVVPTLIIEKDGKIIQSMEGVTDAATLEKILKPVLG; translated from the coding sequence ATGAGCAAACCGGTTTTACTTGACTTTTTCGCCACATGGTGTGGGCCCTGCAGATTACAGACACCTATCCTTGAGGAACTGGAGAAAAAAATGGGGGATTCGATCGAAATCCGGAAGGTCGATGTTGACCAGCACATGGACCTTGCTGAAAAGTATGGGATCCGTGTTGTCCCGACCCTGATCATTGAGAAGGATGGGAAGATCATCCAGTCCATGGAGGGTGTCACGGATGCTGCAACCTTAGAGAAAATCCTCAAACCGGTGTTGGGATAA